The DNA region TCGATGAGGACCCACTTCTTTTCGATCTCGCTCGGTTTTGCCGAGTAAGTGCTCATGCTTGAATTCCCTAGAAATTTGGGGCTTGCCAACCTTCATCCAAGGAGAAAGCGGCACGTTCGGCGCCGCATGTACGCAGGAAACAACAGCCCGTCAAGTCACTAGATTTAGCTGAGCAAAATCAACGCTCTACTCATGCGGTATTATGATACCTCTAATCAACGACGGGCGCGGACCATGTCCGCGATATAGGCCGTGACTGCTCCCGCCAGCATGAACGCCAAAGCTTGGTGCCCCACCGCCAGCGAGATTGGCACCGCATGGAGCAATGTCATGATGCCGAGCACGACCTGCAGCAAAACGAGCACGCCAAGCCGTGGGAGCCAGCCATGCACACCATCGAAGCCGCCCTGGCGGGATTGTTGCCAGAGGACAACTGCCACATAGGCTACGATGAGGTAGGCGAGGCCGCGATGGATGAACTGAACGGTGAGGTTGTTCTCGAAGAAATTACGCCAGAATGGCTCCATCACGCCCATGCCCGAGGGAATGATGGCACCATCCATGAGCGGCCAAGTGTTGTAGCCCATGCCCGCATCGATACCGGCGACGAAGGCCCCTGCCCCAATCTGCAGGAACAGCAGGCAAAGTAGAATGCCAGCGGCCCATAAATGGTGCTTTCGCACGAGACCTGGAGTGCGCCCGGGCTCCAGCGAACGGGGGACATAGACCAGTGCCATGAACAACAAGGAGGCGGCGCAGAGGTGCGCGGCGAGGCGGTACTGGGAGACGGAGGTCAGCTCGGTAAGGCCCGAAGACACCATCCACCAGCCCAGCAAACCCTGGAAACCGCCAAGCACGAAGAGACCGAAGAGCGGCCAAGCGAGCTGCGGTGTGAATCGTTTCTGAACGAGAAAAACAAGGAACGGGACCATGAAAAGCAGCCCCAGCACGCGACCCAAAAGGCGGTGCAGATACTCCCAGAAGAAGATGTATTTGAAGTCGTCCAGCGACATCCAGTTATTGTTCACCTGGTACTGCGGGATCTGCTTATAGGCTTCGAATTCCGCAACCCATTGTTGATCATTTAGCGGCGGAATTGTCCCGGAGATTGGTTTCCAGCTGGTGATCGACAGTCCCGACTCGGTGAGGCGAGTAATGCCCCCCACGACCACCATCAAGAGCACGAAGGCAGCAAGGCTATAGAGCCAGATGCGGACTGACCGCAGCCGGTCATCGGCATATCGTGTATGGCTCAGTGCGGCATTGTGGACCACAGTCACGGCAGTTTCCTGGTAGTCGTCTGAATGCTCGGAGTGGTATGCCGCTCATTCCTACCCCGCAATAGGCGCGATGCCGCAGATGACGCAACGAAACAGGAAGTTGATCGGGATCCTGCTGATCCTGGGTTCGATGGTCGCCTGGCTGTCGATCTGCACTTCGATCTATCTGGCGTTCCCGCCCGCCCTGCCCTGGTGGGTCCTGATGCCCTATTTCATCGTTGCCGGCATGGGCTGGACCTTGCCAGCGATGTGGATCGTGCGCTGGATGGCGCGACCGGACTAATTGGTCAGCTTGCCGATTGCCGAGAACACAGATCCCGTCGCAAAGACATCGACATAGCGGCGCGATTGAAAGTACCCGTTGAGCGAGATGCGCGGGAGTGCATGAGGCTCCTCAAGGTGACGCGGGTAGAGACCGCCGGGACGGGTCGTCACTGCGGTATCAAAGCCGATCTCGCGAGCCAGATCGAATTCGCGCTGCCCGGCCGATAGCGGACCACCAAGCGGATAGGAGAAGTGCGCAGGGCGGTCGCCGAGGCGGTCCTCAATGATGTCCACACAGTCCCCCATCTCCGAACGTGCCTGCTTGAATGGTAGCTTGGCCAATTCGTAGTGATGCACCGTGTGGGCACCAATGGTGCAGAGCGGGTCACCAGCGAAGGCGCGCAGTTCCTCCCAATCCATGATCAGGCTTCGGCACTGGGCTGCAAGATTGTATCCATGCCTATCTGCAAAGGCGTGGAGGATCTCGAGCCGTTCCACTTCCGGCATGTTGCGCATGCGCCAGTACAGGTGGTCGAAGGCCTGCTGCTTCTCGCTTGTCGTCCGGGTATTGAGGTGCTCTATCGCACCCTTGGTGTCGACGGCGATCGCTCCCACCCGCGCGATGATATCCTCGATGGCTTGCCACCAGATCTCGCCGGTCCCGTCGACCAGGGCCGTCGGCACATATAGCGTGAACGGCGCCTCGTGCCGCCGCAGGATCGGCAGGGCATGAGTGAGATTGTCCCGATAGGCGTCGTCGAAGGTCAAGACGGCGAACTGCCTGCCTTTTGCGGGGCTTGCCAGGAGGACCATCGCTTCATCCAAGGTGACGATGTCCAGCCCCAGGGCTCTGATCCGTTCGATTACGTAGTCGAGGAACTGCGGCTGAATCTGCAGAATGGCATTGGGAGAAAAAGCGGGCGGCGTTTCCGGCAACACCCGATGCAGGGTAAAGATGACCCCGCGCGACCCGGACAGTGTCCGAAGCAGCCCCGGAAGACGGGAGGCCCATAAAGCCTCAAATACCGCGCGGATCGCTCTGTACTTGAGCGACATAGCCTACCTACGCCGCAACCATTGCAGGAATGGCGGCCACTTCGACATCCTGGAAGCCGTCATCCGCGAGTTCAGCACAGGCGGCGGCGACAGCTTCACGGTTGGCTTCCTCGTCGGTGACGAGAATGACACGAGCCTCTATCTCGGAGAACAACGGCAGGCTGGAAGAGGAACCAACAGGACCGGTCATCACCACAACCACCTCATAGATGTCTCCGAGCGCCTCGATCAGAGTGGCAGGCTTCATCGACTTCCGCTTCAATTTCGCAGAACATCCCCAGGACACTTCGGCGAAGGTGTTGTCGGAGGATTTCTGCACCACATCACCAAAGCTTGCTTCACCGCGGCTGAGATCGGTCAGCCCCAACTCTTCGCTGGGGCGTGCACTACCGGCATCCACCAGCGCGACACTGAGCCCAGCCGACAACGCATTCCGAACGAGATCCTCGGCCAGAGCCTCACATTCTTCGTTGGAGCGGTAGCCCGAGAGCATCATCAGGTTGGTACGGCCAAGCACGAGGTCGGACGCAAGGTCTTCAGCAGAAAGACTATTGTAGGACACGGCTGGAACCGATGGCATCACCGCGACCGCTACAGGTGCTACTTCCTCAATCCCTGGCTCATCGTTGGCGGGCTCATCGCTCACTTGCTCTGGGGTATCGGAATCGTTGACCTCGCTCAGCATGCGCATGAAGCGCTCGCGAGCCTCCCTTGCGGCAACCTCCTCTTTATCCAGAACGTCCACGACAACGGGCTCGATCTGGATAGGCGTGTCCTGGGCCACGATGACGGGGGCCACTGCAACTTCAGCTGTGCCGGTCTCTAGCTCGGGCTCAGCGACCTCTTCTTCCTCGTCAACCCAACGCTGATCAGGCTCCAACTCGTCCTCGGAAAACGGCACCTGCTCCAGTTCATCCTGAGCCCGCGGCGCAGGCGCTAGCGGCACAAGCGCGCGGCCGGACATCAGCTCACCGAAGGCCACTGCCCCCACCTGCCCCGCCAAAGCGACAAGAGCCACTGCCATCAGGATGAGCTGCGTTTTTGGCGAGGCTGGCGTCACCGAAGGCGCCGCAACACTGACGACCCGCACGTCGGGCAAAGCCGAATTGACGTCGGTCCGAGATACCGCTTCGTTGTAGCGCTGGAGGTAGCCCTCGAGCAGGCCGCGCTGTGCAGCCGCTTCGCGCTCGAGGCCGACGAGCGTGACATTGTCCTGCGTTGCAGTAGAGGCCGAGCCTTTGGCTGTTACCAACTCGTTGCGCAGCGAAGCTTCGAGGTCCGCCTCGATCTGCGCCTCCGCCTCCAGGGCTTCGGCTACCCGCCTCGCTTCGAGGCGGATCTGGTTGTCGAGTTCGGCGATCTGCGCGTTGAGGGCGAGGATTGCGGGGTGATTGGCTAGCAGAGTTGCAGAACGCTGCGCCCGCTCGCTCTGCAGCCCCCCCTTTTCCTGGGTCAGTTGCTGGATGATGACGGACTGACGGACATCACCGACACCCTCAAGCGGCACACCGCGCTCGATCATGTTGCGGATAAGATTGGCTCTGGAAAGAGCCGTGTTCTTGCGTTCCTGAGCCGCATTGATCTGGCCGACAATGGTCGAGAGTTCCTGATCGGCCAGGCTCGTATTGTTGGCACCGAGGAAAAGATCGTTCTGAACCCGGAAGTCGGCAACAGCTTTTTCTGCCTCGCTAACGCTGACGCGCAGTTTTGCAATCTCCTCGGCGAGCCAGCCCGACGCCTCGACGGTATCGCTCAACGATAGCTGCGCGCGTCGGGTCACGTGCGCATTGGCGACGGCGTTGGCGATTTCTGCTGCCAGTTGCGGATCAGTGGATTGTACGGAGACCGAGATAATCCTGGAATCACGCTCCTGGGCAACGGTGAGGCGCTCATTGAGGTTGTTCAGCACCGTCTCGTCGATGCTGGATGGCGTTGAGCGGCGGCCGAGCAATTGCCCTATCAGGCCCATTGGCGAGAACCCGCCACCGCTGCCGTTGAATTCGGTCACCGAGCGCAAATCCAGCCGATCGATGACGCTGACGAGAGTATCGCGCGATTTAAGAAGTTCGATTTGACTGGAGACCACGCCCGCCTCGTTGCCACTGAGAACCGGCGCCTGTTCGTTGGCAGAGCGTATGTAGATATTGCTCCGCGGCTCCACCAGGATGGAGGCCGAGGATTCATAAAGACGCGGCTGGAACATCAGGAAGACGAAGGTGGCGGCCAGAAGTCCCAGCGTCACAAGAATTATGCGCGGCAGCCGCCTGACCACAGCAGCCACCAGAGCCCTGACGTCAATGCGGGCTTCACTTGCGGCATGCGACTCATAGGTCATCACTATCCCCCGTCTCTCGTGGGCGATTTATCGCCGTGACGTGGTAAGCAAACCGTTAAGCGTGCCGCGTTTCGCAACCTCGGGTAAGCGCCGGAAGCAAATTGTTAACCATGCCAAGCCACAGTGCACCCAATCTCAAAGGTCGGGATTCTCATGCGCTGGCTACCAATACTTACCGTTGTCCTGATGCTGCCCGTGGCGGGCTGCGCCACCACTCGACCTGCGACCTATCTCGTGGAGACGAAGGGTCCCTATGAGCTCGACACCGGAGACACGGTTCGGGTCACCGTTTATGGTGATGCGGAGCTGACCACCACCTATCGGGTGGACGATGCCGGTGCGATTGCCTTCCCACTCGTAGGCCCGGTCCTGGTGCGCGGCACGACCACGAACGTTGCAGCACAGCGCGTCGCCTCGGCCCTTGCCAACGGCTATATGCGTAACCCCGATGTTGCCATTGAGGTCGCCGAGTACCGCCCCTTCTTCATCCAGGGCGAAATCGGCAATGCGGGGCAGTTCCCCTACGTTCACGGAATGACGGTGCGCTCTGCCATCAGCACCGCGGGCGGGTTCTCCGACACGGCTGACCGCAACCAAGCGGTGGTCTACCGGCGTCAGCACGATCAGATGGTCAAGGGCAATGTTGATCTCGACTTCCCGATCTTTCCCGGCGACACCATCGTCATTCTCGAACGCTGGTTCTGATGGCCGCAGGAAAACTGCGTATTCTGCAAGTTATGCGAGCGCCGGTTGGCGGACTGTTCCGCCACGTGGCGGACCTCACCAAATGGTTGAATGAACACGGCCACGATGTTGGCCTTGTTGTGGACAGTCTTGCGAACGACGCCCAGACAGAAAGCCGCCTAGAGGCACTCTCGGCCCATGCCAGCTTGGGC from Devosia sp. RR2S18 includes:
- a CDS encoding COX15/CtaA family protein is translated as MTVVHNAALSHTRYADDRLRSVRIWLYSLAAFVLLMVVVGGITRLTESGLSITSWKPISGTIPPLNDQQWVAEFEAYKQIPQYQVNNNWMSLDDFKYIFFWEYLHRLLGRVLGLLFMVPFLVFLVQKRFTPQLAWPLFGLFVLGGFQGLLGWWMVSSGLTELTSVSQYRLAAHLCAASLLFMALVYVPRSLEPGRTPGLVRKHHLWAAGILLCLLFLQIGAGAFVAGIDAGMGYNTWPLMDGAIIPSGMGVMEPFWRNFFENNLTVQFIHRGLAYLIVAYVAVVLWQQSRQGGFDGVHGWLPRLGVLVLLQVVLGIMTLLHAVPISLAVGHQALAFMLAGAVTAYIADMVRARR
- a CDS encoding DUF2842 domain-containing protein encodes the protein MTQRNRKLIGILLILGSMVAWLSICTSIYLAFPPALPWWVLMPYFIVAGMGWTLPAMWIVRWMARPD
- a CDS encoding polysaccharide deacetylase family protein, translated to MSLKYRAIRAVFEALWASRLPGLLRTLSGSRGVIFTLHRVLPETPPAFSPNAILQIQPQFLDYVIERIRALGLDIVTLDEAMVLLASPAKGRQFAVLTFDDAYRDNLTHALPILRRHEAPFTLYVPTALVDGTGEIWWQAIEDIIARVGAIAVDTKGAIEHLNTRTTSEKQQAFDHLYWRMRNMPEVERLEILHAFADRHGYNLAAQCRSLIMDWEELRAFAGDPLCTIGAHTVHHYELAKLPFKQARSEMGDCVDIIEDRLGDRPAHFSYPLGGPLSAGQREFDLAREIGFDTAVTTRPGGLYPRHLEEPHALPRISLNGYFQSRRYVDVFATGSVFSAIGKLTN
- a CDS encoding exopolysaccharide transport family protein; protein product: MTYESHAASEARIDVRALVAAVVRRLPRIILVTLGLLAATFVFLMFQPRLYESSASILVEPRSNIYIRSANEQAPVLSGNEAGVVSSQIELLKSRDTLVSVIDRLDLRSVTEFNGSGGGFSPMGLIGQLLGRRSTPSSIDETVLNNLNERLTVAQERDSRIISVSVQSTDPQLAAEIANAVANAHVTRRAQLSLSDTVEASGWLAEEIAKLRVSVSEAEKAVADFRVQNDLFLGANNTSLADQELSTIVGQINAAQERKNTALSRANLIRNMIERGVPLEGVGDVRQSVIIQQLTQEKGGLQSERAQRSATLLANHPAILALNAQIAELDNQIRLEARRVAEALEAEAQIEADLEASLRNELVTAKGSASTATQDNVTLVGLEREAAAQRGLLEGYLQRYNEAVSRTDVNSALPDVRVVSVAAPSVTPASPKTQLILMAVALVALAGQVGAVAFGELMSGRALVPLAPAPRAQDELEQVPFSEDELEPDQRWVDEEEEVAEPELETGTAEVAVAPVIVAQDTPIQIEPVVVDVLDKEEVAAREARERFMRMLSEVNDSDTPEQVSDEPANDEPGIEEVAPVAVAVMPSVPAVSYNSLSAEDLASDLVLGRTNLMMLSGYRSNEECEALAEDLVRNALSAGLSVALVDAGSARPSEELGLTDLSRGEASFGDVVQKSSDNTFAEVSWGCSAKLKRKSMKPATLIEALGDIYEVVVVMTGPVGSSSSLPLFSEIEARVILVTDEEANREAVAAACAELADDGFQDVEVAAIPAMVAA
- a CDS encoding polysaccharide biosynthesis/export family protein; translated protein: MRWLPILTVVLMLPVAGCATTRPATYLVETKGPYELDTGDTVRVTVYGDAELTTTYRVDDAGAIAFPLVGPVLVRGTTTNVAAQRVASALANGYMRNPDVAIEVAEYRPFFIQGEIGNAGQFPYVHGMTVRSAISTAGGFSDTADRNQAVVYRRQHDQMVKGNVDLDFPIFPGDTIVILERWF